Proteins encoded in a region of the Bradyrhizobium sp. CB3481 genome:
- a CDS encoding SCO family protein: protein MDRAIRPLVIFAAFIGSLAVGLLVMMWAMGSLKTVTAPAAIGGPFQLVDQAGQTVSEQNLKGKPTLIFFGFTHCPDVCPTSLFEISEVLKAMGSDADKVNAWFVSVDPERDTAAAMKDYLSSFDPHLKGLTGDPADVAKVLSAYRVYARKVPLKDGDYTMDHTALIYLMDRDGHFVAPFNLKRTPEEAAKDLKRYL from the coding sequence ATGGACCGAGCCATTCGCCCGCTGGTGATTTTCGCTGCCTTTATCGGCAGCCTCGCGGTCGGGCTGCTGGTCATGATGTGGGCCATGGGCAGTCTGAAAACCGTCACGGCGCCGGCGGCGATCGGCGGGCCGTTCCAACTGGTCGACCAGGCCGGCCAAACCGTCAGCGAGCAGAACCTGAAGGGCAAGCCGACGCTGATCTTCTTCGGCTTCACCCATTGCCCGGACGTCTGCCCGACCTCGCTGTTCGAGATTTCCGAAGTCCTCAAGGCGATGGGCAGTGATGCCGACAAGGTGAATGCCTGGTTCGTCTCGGTCGATCCCGAGCGCGACACCGCCGCGGCGATGAAGGACTATCTGTCCAGCTTCGATCCGCATCTGAAGGGGCTGACCGGCGATCCGGCTGACGTCGCCAAGGTGCTGTCGGCCTACCGGGTCTATGCGCGGAAAGTCCCGCTCAAGGACGGCGACTACACCATGGATCACACCGCGCTCATCTATTTGATGGACCGCGACGGCCACTTCGTCGCGCCGTTCAACCTCAAACGGACGCCGGAAGAAGCCGCCAAGGATTTGAAACGGTATCTCTGA
- a CDS encoding transporter substrate-binding domain-containing protein, with translation MSYLTAPLTIARLRRTCRAWLAGLLLASALVMAGGVTVQAQTPPRPAVEAAPQAVPGFWDPRRRPDRPDMSRLTVIRFLTETDYPPFNFTGADGNPAGFNVDLARALCDEIKISCTIQMRRFETLVDAITSNRGDAIIASMAVTPALRARLDFTDPYYRAPARFVSRREAVMPEVRPEYLEGKKVGVIAGTSHEAYLKAMFTDAEIKSYPNDDALRLALRRSEVDFIFGDAISLAFWINGTDSGECCAFSGGPFVESRYFGEGIGIAVRKGNDLLRTSLNWALFRLWEKGRFTDLWLRYFSISPF, from the coding sequence ATGTCATATCTTACCGCCCCGTTAACCATTGCAAGACTGCGCCGTACGTGCCGCGCCTGGCTGGCCGGCCTATTGCTTGCGTCCGCATTGGTGATGGCCGGCGGCGTTACAGTGCAGGCCCAGACCCCGCCCCGCCCGGCGGTGGAGGCGGCCCCGCAGGCGGTGCCCGGCTTCTGGGACCCGCGGCGGCGCCCGGACCGGCCCGACATGTCGCGCCTGACGGTGATCCGGTTTTTGACCGAGACCGATTACCCGCCGTTCAACTTCACCGGCGCCGACGGCAATCCCGCCGGCTTCAATGTCGATCTGGCGCGGGCGCTTTGTGACGAGATCAAGATCTCCTGCACCATCCAGATGCGCCGGTTCGAGACGTTGGTCGACGCCATCACCAGCAACCGGGGCGACGCCATCATCGCCTCGATGGCGGTGACGCCGGCGCTGCGCGCCCGGCTCGATTTCACCGACCCCTACTACCGCGCCCCAGCCCGCTTCGTGTCGCGGCGCGAGGCCGTCATGCCGGAGGTCCGCCCCGAATATCTCGAAGGCAAGAAGGTCGGCGTCATCGCCGGCACCTCGCACGAGGCCTATCTGAAGGCGATGTTCACCGACGCCGAGATCAAGTCCTATCCGAACGACGATGCGCTGCGGCTGGCGCTCCGGCGCAGCGAGGTCGACTTCATCTTTGGCGACGCGATCTCGCTGGCGTTCTGGATCAATGGCACCGATTCCGGCGAATGCTGCGCCTTCTCGGGCGGGCCCTTTGTCGAGAGCCGCTATTTCGGCGAGGGCATCGGCATCGCCGTCCGCAAGGGCAACGATCTCTTGCGGACCTCGCTGAACTGGGCGCTGTTCCGGCTCTGGGAAAAAGGCCGCTTCACCGATCTGTGGTTGCGGTATTTTTCGATCAGTCCGTTTTGA
- a CDS encoding lysine--tRNA ligase gives MPVIDLASSPSDLRALAEQSNAWPFEQAKAIVARLKKSPKDEVLFETGYGPSGLPHIGTFGEVARTTMVRHAFRVLTEDKIKTRLLAFSDDMDGLRKVPDNVPNKELLEQHLGRPLTRVPDPFGTHDSFGAHNNARLRAFLDTFGFDYEFASSTDYYTSGRFDAALLRMLERLDAVMKIMLPSLREERAASYSPFLPICPRTGMVLYVPVTAHDAKAGTISYEDPDTKESVTVPVTGGHCKLQWKPDWAMRWFALGVDYEMAGKDLIDSVKLSGKICSALGGTPPEGFNYELFLDEKGQKISKSKGNGLTIDEWLRYASPESLSLFMYREPKAAKRLYFDVIPRNVDDYQQFLDGFTRQDAKQQLANPVWHIHSGMPPKADMPVTFQLLLTLVSSSNAENAETLWGFIGRYRPGVTPQTHPKLDAMVGYAINYYRDFVAPTKQFREPTDGERAALQDLRDALSQLPAGASAEDIQNVVYEIGRREPFLDQVKKGKDGRPGVSLDWFNMLYQVLLGQEKGPRFGSFVAVYGVANAVNMIDGALARSA, from the coding sequence ATGCCCGTTATCGACCTTGCCTCCAGCCCGAGCGACCTGCGTGCGCTCGCCGAACAATCCAACGCCTGGCCATTCGAGCAGGCCAAGGCCATTGTCGCGCGGCTGAAGAAAAGCCCGAAGGACGAGGTGCTGTTCGAGACCGGCTACGGTCCGTCCGGCCTGCCGCATATCGGCACCTTCGGCGAGGTCGCGCGCACCACCATGGTGCGCCATGCCTTCCGCGTGCTCACCGAGGACAAGATCAAGACGCGGCTCTTGGCGTTCTCCGACGATATGGACGGCCTGCGCAAGGTGCCGGACAACGTACCGAACAAGGAACTGCTGGAGCAGCATCTCGGCCGGCCGCTGACGCGTGTGCCCGACCCGTTCGGCACCCATGACAGCTTCGGCGCGCACAACAATGCGCGGCTGCGCGCCTTCCTCGACACCTTTGGGTTTGACTACGAATTCGCCTCTTCGACCGACTACTACACCTCAGGCCGGTTCGACGCTGCGCTGCTGCGCATGCTGGAGCGGCTCGATGCGGTGATGAAGATCATGCTGCCGTCGCTGCGCGAGGAACGCGCCGCGAGCTATTCGCCATTCCTCCCGATCTGTCCGCGCACTGGGATGGTGCTGTACGTGCCCGTCACTGCGCATGACGCCAAGGCAGGGACGATCTCGTACGAAGACCCCGACACAAAGGAGAGCGTCACGGTCCCCGTGACCGGCGGGCATTGCAAGCTGCAGTGGAAGCCGGACTGGGCGATGCGCTGGTTCGCGCTCGGCGTCGACTATGAAATGGCCGGCAAGGACCTGATCGACTCGGTCAAGCTCTCAGGCAAGATCTGCTCGGCGCTCGGCGGCACGCCGCCGGAAGGGTTCAACTACGAACTGTTCCTCGACGAGAAAGGCCAGAAGATCTCGAAGTCCAAGGGCAACGGCCTCACCATCGACGAATGGCTACGCTATGCCTCGCCGGAATCGCTGTCGCTGTTCATGTATCGCGAGCCGAAGGCGGCGAAGCGGCTGTACTTCGATGTCATCCCGCGCAATGTCGATGACTACCAGCAATTCCTCGACGGCTTTACGCGGCAGGATGCCAAGCAGCAGCTTGCCAATCCGGTCTGGCACATCCATTCCGGCATGCCGCCAAAGGCCGACATGCCCGTCACGTTCCAGCTCTTGCTGACGCTGGTGTCGTCGTCGAACGCCGAAAACGCTGAGACGCTGTGGGGCTTCATCGGCCGCTATCGGCCGGGCGTGACACCGCAGACGCATCCGAAGCTCGATGCGATGGTCGGCTACGCTATCAACTACTACCGCGACTTCGTGGCGCCGACCAAGCAGTTCCGCGAACCGACCGACGGCGAGCGCGCCGCGCTGCAGGATCTGCGCGATGCGCTGTCGCAATTGCCGGCGGGCGCGAGCGCGGAGGACATCCAGAACGTCGTCTACGAGATAGGCCGCCGCGAGCCGTTCCTGGATCAGGTGAAGAAGGGCAAGGATGGCCGCCCCGGCGTGTCGCTCGACTGGTTCAACATGCTCTACCAGGTGCTGCTCGGCCAGGAGAAGGGCCCACGCTTCGGGTCGTTCGTCGCGGTCTATGGCGTGGCGAACGCCGTGAACATGATCGACGGCGCGTTGGCACGGAGTGCGTGA
- a CDS encoding carbonic anhydrase family protein yields the protein MDRRNILKALVGLAMCPICTSTGFAAEGAHWSYEGAGGPAKWGDLDAANKACSLGAQQSPIDITATIKSQLPALKIAWGKTTDTIVNNGHTIQLNFAEGSTLKLGDTTYKLLQVHFHRPSEHLVGGKNFPMEAHFVHRADSGGLAVVGVLLTEGKPNAAFAKIVATMPAKEGPAVKADAGINPNGLLPQKLSYYRYPGSLTTPPCSEVVEWLVLTTPMPVAASDVAGFAKLYPMNARPVQKDNRRYVLQSV from the coding sequence ATGGATCGCCGAAATATACTGAAAGCGCTGGTAGGGCTGGCGATGTGCCCGATATGCACGAGCACAGGCTTTGCCGCGGAGGGCGCGCACTGGAGTTATGAGGGCGCCGGTGGCCCGGCAAAATGGGGCGACCTCGACGCTGCCAACAAGGCCTGCTCGCTCGGCGCACAGCAATCGCCGATCGATATTACTGCCACCATCAAGTCCCAGCTTCCGGCACTGAAGATTGCCTGGGGCAAGACCACCGACACCATCGTCAACAACGGCCACACCATTCAGCTCAATTTCGCCGAGGGCTCCACGCTGAAGCTCGGCGACACCACCTACAAGCTCTTGCAGGTTCACTTCCACCGGCCGAGCGAACATCTCGTCGGCGGCAAGAATTTTCCGATGGAGGCGCATTTCGTGCATCGCGCCGATTCAGGTGGGCTGGCCGTGGTCGGCGTGTTGCTGACGGAAGGAAAGCCGAACGCAGCCTTTGCCAAAATCGTTGCCACGATGCCCGCCAAGGAAGGCCCGGCAGTGAAGGCGGATGCCGGCATCAACCCGAACGGCCTGCTGCCACAGAAGCTCAGCTACTACCGCTATCCGGGATCGCTGACGACGCCGCCCTGCTCGGAAGTGGTGGAATGGCTGGTGCTGACCACGCCGATGCCAGTTGCGGCCAGCGACGTGGCGGGGTTTGCGAAGCTCTATCCGATGAATGCGCGACCGGTGCAGAAGGACAATCGCCGCTACGTGCTGCAGTCGGTGTGA
- a CDS encoding 2-dehydropantoate 2-reductase — protein MTSQSDRKSVAVVGLGSIGGVVAGLLRAADRHDVIACVRRPLNRLTVERAECAVEVQLDALTDPAQAKPVDWVLLCTKAQDTPSSAPWLQRLCGPGTHVAVLQNGIGHAERLAPLVGAATVVPTIVYFNGERLAPDRVRFRRVTDHELAVADDADGQAFEALLGGTTMRVLRSADFTTRAWRKLLINAVANPITSLTLQRQAVFRRDDIKALCLAILEEAATVGRADGARLMPDEAELSLGSLLTYPADAGTSMYFDRLAGRPFEADALTGAIVAAGERHGVPVPLNGLLLTLLRATSDGLRDDARREQAMSEPWELNRPAFDPAEVNESNYTSYPAPHRAANQTRYNRRLGDHAGLTNFGVTLTRIIPGGQSSYRHAHSRQDEFIFVLEGEVVMETNDGAQVLKAGMCAGFPAGSGDAHRFVNRTDKDVKLLVIGDRTANDEISYPDVDMHAVLGPDGVYSFTTKTGEPL, from the coding sequence ATGACAAGTCAATCCGATCGCAAGAGTGTCGCTGTCGTCGGCCTGGGCAGCATCGGCGGCGTCGTCGCAGGTCTCTTGAGGGCCGCCGACCGGCACGATGTGATCGCCTGCGTCCGACGGCCGCTCAACCGCCTCACGGTCGAGCGGGCGGAATGCGCGGTCGAAGTGCAATTGGACGCCCTCACCGATCCGGCACAAGCCAAGCCGGTCGATTGGGTGTTGCTGTGCACCAAGGCACAGGACACGCCATCGAGCGCGCCTTGGTTGCAAAGACTGTGTGGGCCGGGCACGCATGTCGCCGTCCTGCAGAACGGCATCGGACATGCGGAGCGGTTGGCGCCGCTAGTCGGCGCCGCCACGGTCGTTCCGACCATTGTCTATTTCAATGGCGAGCGGTTGGCGCCGGATCGGGTGCGCTTTCGGCGTGTCACCGATCATGAATTGGCGGTCGCCGACGATGCAGACGGGCAAGCGTTCGAAGCCTTGCTCGGCGGCACGACGATGCGCGTGCTGCGCAGCGCCGATTTCACGACGCGCGCCTGGCGCAAGCTGTTGATCAACGCAGTGGCCAATCCGATCACCTCGCTTACCCTGCAGCGGCAGGCCGTGTTTCGCCGCGACGACATCAAGGCGCTGTGCCTCGCCATCCTCGAGGAAGCAGCGACTGTCGGCCGCGCCGACGGCGCGCGGTTGATGCCCGACGAGGCCGAGCTGAGCCTGGGGTCGCTTTTGACCTACCCCGCCGACGCCGGCACCTCGATGTATTTCGATCGGCTCGCCGGACGTCCGTTCGAGGCCGACGCCTTGACCGGCGCGATCGTCGCGGCCGGCGAACGGCACGGCGTGCCGGTGCCGCTGAACGGCCTCCTGCTGACCCTGCTGCGCGCCACCAGCGACGGCTTGCGCGACGATGCACGACGGGAGCAGGCGATGAGCGAACCGTGGGAACTGAACCGGCCGGCATTCGATCCGGCCGAGGTGAACGAGAGCAACTACACCAGTTACCCGGCGCCACACCGGGCCGCCAACCAGACCCGCTACAACCGCCGGCTTGGCGACCATGCCGGCCTGACAAATTTCGGCGTCACCTTGACCCGCATCATCCCGGGCGGCCAGTCCTCCTATCGCCACGCGCATTCGCGCCAGGACGAGTTCATCTTCGTTCTGGAGGGCGAGGTGGTGATGGAGACCAATGATGGAGCACAGGTGTTGAAGGCCGGCATGTGCGCCGGCTTCCCGGCCGGCTCCGGCGATGCGCACCGCTTCGTCAACCGCACCGACAAGGACGTGAAGCTTCTGGTGATCGGCGACCGCACCGCGAATGACGAGATCAGCTATCCCGACGTCGATATGCACGCCGTGCTCGGACCGGACGGCGTGTACAGCTTCACCACCAAGACGGGGGAGCCGCTGTAG
- a CDS encoding AraC family transcriptional regulator has translation MSLLRADFAAHQFSPHTHDAFVIAVTEGGGAEISSRGIIEAAGPATLFVSNPEERQSARMVEGQRWRYRAFYLTNPAVGAIGQSLCIEATPYFMRNMIGDADLIERFCRLHRSLESGQDDLQADELAIDAFSTLFQRHGSGGGRPERAPQSRVIVRRVIELMQARYAENLGLDELARVAGLTKFQLIGLFKSTVGLTPHAHLVHVRLNAACRLLKRGVPLAECALAAGFCDQSALTRHFRRCYAITPAQFAAAARAR, from the coding sequence ATGAGCCTGTTGCGAGCGGATTTTGCTGCCCATCAGTTCAGCCCGCACACCCATGACGCTTTTGTCATCGCCGTCACGGAGGGCGGCGGCGCCGAGATCAGCAGCCGGGGCATCATAGAGGCGGCCGGGCCCGCCACGCTGTTCGTTTCCAATCCGGAGGAGCGTCAGTCGGCGCGGATGGTGGAGGGCCAAAGATGGCGCTACCGCGCATTCTATCTGACCAATCCAGCGGTCGGCGCGATCGGCCAGAGCCTCTGCATCGAGGCTACGCCCTATTTCATGCGGAACATGATTGGAGATGCCGACCTCATCGAGCGATTTTGCCGCCTGCACCGCAGCCTCGAAAGCGGGCAAGACGATTTGCAGGCAGACGAGCTTGCGATCGATGCTTTCAGCACATTGTTCCAGCGACATGGCAGCGGCGGTGGCCGCCCGGAGCGGGCGCCGCAAAGCCGGGTCATCGTCCGCCGCGTGATCGAATTGATGCAGGCGCGCTATGCCGAAAATCTCGGCCTGGACGAACTCGCACGCGTCGCGGGGCTGACTAAATTTCAACTGATCGGGCTGTTCAAGAGCACCGTCGGGCTGACGCCGCACGCTCATCTGGTCCATGTCCGACTCAACGCCGCCTGCCGATTGCTGAAGCGCGGTGTTCCCCTCGCGGAATGCGCGCTGGCCGCAGGCTTTTGCGACCAGAGTGCGCTGACCCGGCATTTCAGGCGCTGCTACGCGATCACGCCGGCGCAGTTCGCCGCAGCGGCGCGGGCGCGATAA
- a CDS encoding class II aldolase/adducin family protein has protein sequence MQFRVSPKSLSEYSAEEWQTRIDLAAAHRLAFIQGFSEGIFNHLTFVVPGKSDRYYQIPFGTHWSEVTASCFMEVGIDDGEVKAGEGEVERSCFCIHAPIHKALPKAKAVFHTHMPHASALTRLEDPRIKEIGQTEVGLSGAIAYDDEYTGPALDPAEGARLAKVIGDKTVLFMANHGITTVGASVAEAYDKLYYVERAAQVQIYAMWTGQKLKQLPTPVVEKTRRDYMDDHLYKGPTPAERHFAALKRMLDRKEPDYAT, from the coding sequence ATGCAGTTCAGGGTTTCGCCGAAGTCGCTCAGCGAATACAGCGCCGAGGAATGGCAGACGCGGATCGATCTTGCCGCCGCGCACCGGCTGGCCTTCATCCAGGGATTTTCCGAAGGCATCTTCAACCATCTGACCTTCGTCGTGCCGGGCAAGAGCGACCGCTACTACCAGATTCCGTTCGGCACGCACTGGTCCGAGGTCACCGCGTCCTGCTTCATGGAGGTCGGCATCGACGACGGCGAGGTCAAGGCCGGCGAGGGCGAGGTGGAGCGCTCCTGCTTTTGCATCCACGCGCCGATCCACAAGGCGTTGCCGAAGGCGAAAGCGGTGTTTCACACCCACATGCCGCATGCCAGCGCGCTGACCCGGCTTGAAGATCCCCGCATCAAGGAGATCGGCCAGACCGAGGTCGGTCTATCCGGCGCCATTGCCTATGACGACGAGTATACCGGTCCGGCGCTCGATCCCGCCGAAGGCGCGCGGCTTGCCAAGGTCATCGGCGACAAGACCGTGCTGTTCATGGCCAATCACGGCATCACCACCGTCGGCGCCAGCGTCGCCGAGGCCTATGACAAGCTCTATTACGTCGAGCGCGCGGCGCAGGTGCAGATCTACGCGATGTGGACCGGCCAGAAGCTGAAGCAATTGCCGACACCGGTCGTCGAAAAGACCCGCCGCGATTATATGGACGATCATCTCTACAAGGGCCCAACCCCGGCCGAGCGGCATTTCGCGGCGTTGAAGCGGATGCTGGATCGCAAGGAGCCGGATTACGCGACGTAA
- a CDS encoding helix-turn-helix transcriptional regulator produces MARQSKAHRILTHGQVWAALDRLAERAGMSPSGLAKRAGLDPTTFNKSKRITADGRERWPSTESVSKALAATNSSIDTFVQLIGDGARGLQSVPLLALAQAGNGGHFDERGFPAGKGWEEAALPSASDEHAYALEISGDSMRPAYRDGDIIVVSPGTPIRRGDRVVLKTSDGEVLVKELKRRTTRTLELQSLNPAQADRTLDADDVAWIARIVWASQ; encoded by the coding sequence ATGGCCAGGCAGTCCAAGGCACACCGTATCCTGACCCACGGCCAGGTCTGGGCGGCGCTGGACCGGCTGGCGGAACGCGCCGGCATGTCGCCCTCCGGCCTTGCCAAGCGGGCCGGTCTCGACCCTACCACCTTCAACAAGTCCAAGCGCATCACCGCCGACGGACGCGAGCGCTGGCCTTCGACCGAATCGGTCTCGAAGGCGCTGGCCGCGACCAATTCATCGATCGATACTTTCGTGCAGTTGATCGGCGACGGCGCGCGCGGCCTGCAATCGGTGCCGCTGCTTGCGCTGGCGCAGGCCGGCAACGGCGGCCATTTCGACGAGCGCGGCTTTCCCGCCGGCAAGGGCTGGGAGGAGGCGGCGCTGCCTTCCGCCAGCGACGAGCATGCCTATGCGCTGGAGATATCGGGCGATTCGATGCGGCCGGCCTATCGCGACGGCGACATCATCGTGGTGTCGCCGGGCACGCCGATCCGGCGCGGCGACCGCGTGGTGCTCAAGACGTCGGACGGCGAAGTGTTGGTGAAGGAATTGAAGCGCCGCACCACCAGGACGCTGGAGCTGCAGTCGCTGAACCCGGCGCAGGCCGACCGCACGCTAGATGCCGACGACGTCGCCTGGATCGCCAGGATCGTATGGGCGAGCCAGTAG
- a CDS encoding DUF952 domain-containing protein, with translation MRTIYKITSASAWREAERQGVYRGSADDLRDGYIHFSTAAQVAETARKHYFGQTGLFLVAVDADALGDALRWEPSRNDELFPHLYGELDLGAVTDILDLRARSDGTHDIPELAP, from the coding sequence GTGCGTACAATTTATAAAATCACGTCCGCCTCGGCCTGGCGCGAGGCCGAGCGGCAGGGCGTCTATCGCGGCAGCGCGGACGATCTGCGCGACGGCTATATTCATTTCTCCACCGCCGCCCAGGTCGCGGAGACGGCGCGAAAGCATTATTTCGGCCAGACCGGCCTGTTCCTCGTCGCGGTCGATGCCGACGCGCTCGGCGATGCGCTGCGCTGGGAGCCCTCGCGCAACGACGAATTGTTCCCGCATCTCTATGGCGAACTCGATCTCGGCGCGGTGACCGATATTCTCGACCTGCGCGCGCGGTCCGACGGCACGCACGATATTCCGGAGCTTGCGCCGTGA
- a CDS encoding quinone-dependent dihydroorotate dehydrogenase → MIRAFDAFSLPLLRWFDPEDAHRMAIQGLRLLPPVKPRADDHKLAVRAFGLNFPNPIGMAAGFDKSAEVPDALLRLGFGFVEIGTVTPKPQGGNPRPRLFRLERDEAVINRMGFNNDGAEAALRRLAARAHHGGIVGVNVGANKDSPDRVADYIKLIETFAPVASYFTVNVSSPNTPGLRNLQQSAALDDLLAKVIDARERVRKNAGDSPVLLKIAPDLSLAELDDVVHIARSRRVDGMIVANTTLARPSSLREQARAKEQGGLSGRPLFRLSTRMVAETYVRVEGAFPLIGVGGIDSGGAALTKIRAGASLIQLYSSLVYKGLGLVDNIKNDLASTLLRTGRDSLSEIVGADAATITAEDWPVQ, encoded by the coding sequence GTGATCCGCGCCTTCGACGCCTTTTCGCTGCCGCTGCTGCGCTGGTTCGATCCGGAGGACGCGCATCGCATGGCGATCCAAGGTCTGCGGCTGCTGCCGCCGGTCAAGCCGCGCGCCGACGACCACAAGCTGGCGGTGCGCGCTTTCGGCCTGAATTTTCCCAACCCGATCGGCATGGCTGCGGGCTTCGACAAGAGCGCGGAGGTGCCGGATGCGCTGCTGCGGCTCGGTTTCGGCTTTGTCGAGATCGGTACGGTGACGCCGAAGCCGCAGGGCGGCAATCCGCGGCCGCGCCTGTTTCGCCTGGAGCGGGACGAGGCCGTAATCAACCGTATGGGCTTCAACAATGACGGCGCTGAAGCTGCGCTGCGCCGGCTTGCCGCGCGCGCCCATCATGGCGGCATCGTCGGCGTCAATGTCGGGGCCAACAAGGATTCGCCCGACCGCGTCGCCGATTACATCAAGCTGATCGAGACGTTCGCGCCGGTGGCGAGCTATTTCACCGTCAACGTCTCCTCGCCGAACACGCCGGGCCTGCGCAATCTGCAGCAGTCGGCGGCGCTCGACGATCTCCTCGCCAAGGTGATCGACGCACGGGAGCGGGTGCGCAAGAACGCCGGCGATTCGCCGGTGCTGCTCAAGATCGCGCCGGATCTCAGTCTCGCCGAACTCGACGATGTCGTGCACATCGCGCGCTCGCGCCGCGTCGACGGCATGATCGTCGCCAACACCACGCTGGCGCGTCCTTCGAGCCTGCGCGAACAGGCGCGCGCAAAGGAGCAGGGCGGCCTGTCGGGCCGGCCGCTGTTCCGCCTGTCGACGCGGATGGTGGCCGAGACCTATGTCCGCGTCGAAGGCGCATTCCCGCTGATCGGCGTCGGCGGCATCGATTCCGGCGGTGCGGCGCTGACGAAAATCCGCGCCGGCGCCAGCCTGATCCAGCTCTATTCGTCGCTGGTCTACAAGGGCCTCGGGCTGGTCGACAACATCAAGAACGATCTGGCGTCCACGCTATTGCGCACCGGGCGCGACTCGCTATCCGAAATCGTCGGCGCGGATGCCGCGACGATCACGGCTGAGGACTGGCCGGTGCAGTGA
- a CDS encoding MATE family efflux transporter, with protein sequence MHALNPASRVTTAQVFAIAGPAMVANLTTPLIGIVSTTAIGRLGDATLLGGVALASVLFDCMFWLFGFLRMSTVAFTAQSLGAGETSELRAILMRGLIVAAIIGGALIALQVPLATVLLGAMGGSEGVTGAAKTYFVIRIWSAPLALGNYVMLGWLIGQARARLALGTQITINLTNIAGTALLVLVLDLGIAGAAIAALVAEAVGLMLGLLIARRLSSEQFAASRALLFDRTKLLRMLAVNRDIMIRTAALIAAFLFFNAQGARAGDTTLAANAVLNNFLMISGFFLDGLANAAEQLCGRAYGARDRDAFAGAVKLVVAWGFGFALAVAACFLLFGPVLIDIMTASVDVRRIARDYLPFVIFAPLVGVFAFAFDGIYIGATWARDMRNLMVASLLIFLTAWFALRSFGNAGLWGALLVHYAARGGLEALRYPALLRKSFA encoded by the coding sequence ATGCACGCTCTCAATCCGGCTTCCAGGGTCACGACAGCCCAGGTTTTTGCCATCGCCGGTCCCGCGATGGTCGCGAACCTGACCACGCCGCTGATCGGCATCGTCTCGACCACCGCGATCGGCCGGCTCGGCGACGCCACCCTGCTCGGCGGCGTGGCGCTGGCCTCGGTGCTGTTCGACTGCATGTTCTGGCTGTTCGGCTTCCTGCGCATGAGCACCGTGGCGTTCACAGCGCAGTCGCTGGGCGCCGGCGAGACCTCGGAATTGCGCGCGATCCTGATGCGCGGGTTGATCGTCGCGGCCATCATCGGCGGTGCTCTCATTGCGCTCCAGGTGCCGCTGGCCACGGTTCTGCTCGGTGCGATGGGCGGCAGCGAGGGCGTCACAGGCGCGGCAAAGACCTATTTCGTGATTCGGATCTGGTCGGCGCCGCTGGCGCTTGGCAATTATGTGATGCTGGGCTGGTTGATCGGACAGGCCCGCGCCAGGCTTGCGCTCGGCACCCAGATCACCATCAACCTCACCAACATCGCAGGCACCGCGCTGCTGGTGCTGGTGCTCGATCTCGGCATCGCCGGCGCCGCAATCGCCGCGCTGGTCGCCGAGGCTGTCGGCCTCATGCTCGGCTTACTGATCGCACGCCGCCTTTCGAGCGAGCAATTCGCGGCCTCCCGCGCGCTGCTGTTCGACCGGACCAAGCTGCTGCGCATGCTCGCGGTCAACCGCGACATCATGATCCGCACCGCGGCGCTGATCGCCGCCTTCCTGTTCTTCAACGCGCAGGGCGCGCGCGCGGGCGATACGACGCTTGCCGCCAACGCCGTCCTAAACAATTTCCTGATGATCAGCGGCTTCTTCCTCGACGGCCTTGCCAATGCCGCCGAGCAGCTCTGCGGCCGCGCCTATGGCGCGCGCGACAGGGACGCTTTTGCCGGCGCCGTGAAGCTCGTCGTCGCATGGGGCTTCGGCTTCGCGCTCGCGGTCGCCGCCTGTTTCTTGCTGTTCGGCCCTGTGTTGATCGACATCATGACCGCAAGCGTGGATGTGCGACGCATCGCGCGCGATTACCTGCCGTTCGTGATTTTCGCGCCGCTGGTCGGCGTGTTCGCCTTTGCCTTTGACGGCATCTATATCGGCGCGACCTGGGCGCGTGACATGCGAAATCTGATGGTGGCCTCGCTCTTGATCTTTCTCACCGCATGGTTCGCGCTGCGCTCGTTCGGCAACGCCGGACTGTGGGGTGCGCTGCTCGTGCACTATGCCGCGCGCGGCGGGCTGGAGGCGCTGAGGTATCCGGCACTGCTGAGAAAGTCGTTTGCGTGA